A genome region from Coffea arabica cultivar ET-39 chromosome 7e, Coffea Arabica ET-39 HiFi, whole genome shotgun sequence includes the following:
- the LOC113701639 gene encoding strigolactone esterase D14-like encodes MVTPKSMFTAMNARLIGSGKETIILAHGYGGDHSVWDKVVPSLAQLHQVLVFDWSFSGAVKDLNLFDAVKYSSYDAFADDIIALVEEMNLKSSVFVGHSMSGMIGCIASVKRPDLFSRLVLVASSPRFINSEDYEGGFEISHVEQIFASIESNYDQWATRFASIVVDNNDPPSVEKIAGTLKRMGYKTALPLAKTVFLSDHRAILEKVTAPCTIIHTARDLVVPDSVPIFMQNKIKGTSTIEIIATTDGHFPQLTAHKLFLDVLDKVLIGH; translated from the exons ATGGTCACGCCAAAATCTATGTTCACAGCCATGAACGCAAGACTAATTGGTTCTGGAAAAGAAACCATAATTCTTGCGCATGGCTACGGGGGAGACCATTCGGTCTGGGACAAAGTGGTGCCCTCGCTGGCTCAGTTACACCAAGTTTTGGTTTTTGACTGGAGTTTCTCAGGTGCCGTCAAAGATCTAAACCTCTTTGACGCAGTTAAGTATTCTTCATATGATGCTTTTGCCGATGATATAATAGCTCTCGTGGAAGAAATGAACTTAAAATCTTCAGTCTTTGTTGGACACTCCATGTCTGGGATGATTGGATGCATTGCTTCAGTCAAGAGGCCCGACTTATTCAGCAGGCTGGTACTTGTTGCATCTTCTCCAAG GTTCATAAACTCAGAAGACTACGAAGGAGGATTCGAGATCTCCCACGTTGAACAGATCTTTGCTAGCATCGAGTCCAACTACGACCAGTGGGCAACCAGGTTCGCATCAATTGTGGTAGACAACAACGATCCTCCCTCGGTCGAAAAAATTGCAGGAACCTTGAAACGAATGGGATATAAAACCGCACTTCCcttggccaaaactgttttcCTCAGTGACCACAGGGCCATTCTTGAAAAGGTTACGGCGCCATGTACCATTATTCACACGGCAAGGGATCTCGTCGTCCCAGATTCTGTCCCAATCTTCATGCAGAACAAAATCAAAGGAACATCAACCATCGAGATTATCGCTACCACCGACGGCCATTTTCCTCAGCTCACTGCACATAAGCTCTTCCTTGATGTTCTTGATAAGGTCTTGATCGGTCACTAA